Sequence from the Panicum virgatum strain AP13 chromosome 5N, P.virgatum_v5, whole genome shotgun sequence genome:
CACCGCCGAAACTCGTGCCGCCGGGTCTCGCGCCGCCCGCACCGGACGTGGGAACACAGCCGGAgctccgcgccgtcgccgtcgctgtcgccgCCCGTGCCGGCCTtcttcgcggccgccgcctgggcgCCGCGGGAGGCCCACCAGTCGACCATGAACTGGTTCGCCGCGTGGGGCTCCGCCTCGGGGAGGCTCCACCCGAAGTCCGAGAGGAGCGGGCAgccgcctgcgcccgcgcccgcggcgccgAGCGGGAGCGCCGCGGCGAAGGGgtggcgcgaggcggcggccgtggcgagcGCGAGGGTGAGCTCGCGGGCGTTGGCGGCCaccaggaggcggcggccctcgGCGGGGTCGCGCCGCACGCCGTAGCCGTCCTGGAGGCAGTGCCCGAGCTCGCGGAGCGCGTCGACGTGGCCcagcgcggccgcgcgcgcgcacagcgccgcgcccgcgcggagGTCCCGGTCGGacttggcgccgccgctgccgttgaACTGGATGACCGCCAGCGAGTAGAGCGCCGCGGCGtgcccgccgaccgccgccctcGCCAGCAGCGCCGCGCCGCAGCTCCGGCTCCCGAGGCAGTAGAATCGAATCTGCAGGCAGAAACAAACACGCTCGTCGTCAGCTCTCAAGATCAAGTTGAGGAGCAGAATCACCACAACGATCAACTCCGCTACTAGCATCTTATTAGGGTTGCTGGGCGCGGCGTACCATGCCGAGAATGTAGCAGGCCTCGAGGTTGCCGGCGTCGGCGCAGCGCTTGA
This genomic interval carries:
- the LOC120675834 gene encoding F-box protein At1g67340-like — encoded protein: MRTRSGSLYSNNGGEAAVGQKRKRTAAPMGPSAVAGECAGGARRKRLAGGPDYLDVLPDDLVLSILSKLAASASAPSDLLSVHLTCKRLNELGGHDMVFAKASPASLAVKAAAWSEPAQRFLKRCADAGNLEACYILGMIRFYCLGSRSCGAALLARAAVGGHAAALYSLAVIQFNGSGGAKSDRDLRAGAALCARAAALGHVDALRELGHCLQDGYGVRRDPAEGRRLLVAANARELTLALATAAASRHPFAAALPLGAAGAGAGGCPLLSDFGWSLPEAEPHAANQFMVDWWASRGAQAAAAKKAGTGGDSDGDGAELRLCSHVRCGRRETRRHEFRRCSVCGAANYCSRACQALDWKRAHKAQCVPMDRWLLAAGNAGEAAPQ